gacacatttttgttttggtaatgtaatacattgtgattgaccttattcacgggaatcgggcgtttccagtgatatacgacacaaatgggttgtcctcatgcattcactttcgaaacgcattttaaaatagatgttacgtcctgttaatggggcacgtcatcatcgcgtacatttgggaaaaactccctaacgagaccggagcagacggctgaaagtagtttaattattggccgctagggtacagaatgtacgtcgctcacccgaatttttcacgcaactatagctaaatagagctagttctagtttgtgattcaatttgatacttcagatttgggcagtagaccaatataacttagtcgtcagtgtggttttaagctggaaaaacgtatttgtttttcttaaagtgcctttttggacgggtgtgtcactgtgtgcgattgttttgtttttatgtcacgtgacctcgatcatgtcgacacaaaattgaaataaaccacccttttctgtcattatttaggacggatatttctctgataaaaatattaataagcccccctttaggaggggctcttaagatacacgtgtgtgcgggagtagataatgtaaatgaatgatgagaaataaagagagtaactattgattgtatatcctacaaacaattttttttggtatttttctgaattaactccgttgagtttaccgatttctccgcgatcttccggtggtggttgctatcccattgcttgaaattaatttaaattaatttaaatcttcatgggaattcgctacatcatatgcctaagaaattggccaattatataaAAAAGTGGAGGGCTCTTTAACCGATAATGGCGATATCCTGGAGATGTTTTTTAATAATAGGCTACCTCCATGCCGATATCTAACATTCGGCACGACTTGATATCAGTGATGTTAAGTATCAACGTTTTCTCGAAGAAGTTGGGACAACTCAGTTGGACTCGGGAGTGGTGACAGCCATCCTGATACCGATCAGGGCGATTTTTTTTCGGCGGTGAAGAAAGGTTACCAATTCATTCCACCGATAgattggcatcagaggttagaAGATGCTGGCACGTTGTTCAAAATAccatttaccccccccccccccccatggctgaCACAGAACATTAGAGGCGTCGGAGGATTATCAATCATATAGTTTACGTAGACCTGTTTTCATAGAAATTGATTAGTCAATCTTTATCTcaaatgttttctttcttttcagagtTTCGAGCTTCCTCTCGTCAGTATTCATAATAATGGCTTCCCAGACCAGAAGAACAACTCTTCATCTttccattttgatatttctGTTTGTTGGGTAAGAACATTttacatttatttttaaaatcagatctctctctctctctctctctcgctCTCTCTCTCACGGTTTTGCAGTGTCTCTCTGGGCTGTTGCCAGAAGAAACATGTATTCAGCACCTGTCAGTGTCACCTCTGAGATTCTGCTTGCAGTCAAAGTTTATCCTAGTTAGTAGAAGTAGCTTCTATCCTGACAAAATCATGAGTTGATGTTCCCTCTGTTGTCCCCTTCTAAAGTTTATTGTTTATGTGCAGGGATGGAATTGGAAGAGCAAGCATTAAATCTTGGACAGTTCTCTGGATGGATTTTATGTCTCGATGAATTTAGTATCTCAGGAATCTTTAAAAATGACAGCTGGACCTGTGAAAGAACAGGCAGGAATGTCAAGTtagaatttctttttttccatttatttacTCCTGGTCGACATACCCTTAATGTGTAAATTTGTAAGTTTTTAAATTcctaatatatatttttattccaGAGTACCGGTATTTGGGTTTACACCAGATTGGGACTACATCACTTTCAGTCAGGGATGGCCACAGACAAGATGCATTGAACAAAATGTGACGGTGAGTGGGCTTACATTATTTAAGAAGCCGCTGTGGTTTACTAGCTCTTTCTCTGCTAGTGGTCAAGCTGCACAGTCAACAATTTGAGACTTTAGGTAGGTCTTAAATGGGTGAGAGTCGAGGTGTATGGTACAGGTCTTCCTTGCCTTAACGGGTGCCGGTTAGAAATGCTTAGATTGTATGTAGtgttgattgagcagctcatctaaTGAAGACCTCTCCGTTGATAATATCTGACTATGAACCCAAAACctatttttatttcataaacTTTACTTTTTGCCTGGGATCGCCACAGACATGAGGCCTTTATAACAGTTCATGGTAATTACGGCTAAGGTAAAAGTGTCGattatttttttgaattttatgGGTATCATTTTCTTCAGCCAAAGGGGTGAGATGAGACAAAATAATCCCTCATTGCTAATGAGAGTCATAGGTCAATAGTCGACAGTGTATATCCTTCGGTGGGACTTCTCACGGAGGCCGTTACTAACAACTGGATTTACTGAGAAAATAGAGGCAAGAACTCGGTTTGGCCATGGAGAAGGAAACCTAATGTGAGTGCTTCATTTCAGGGAGAGCATGAGTGTGCCATTCCCAAGAATGTGAACACTTGGATCATCCATGGAGTGTGGTGAGTTCACAAATCAGCTATTGAACTGAGTTCAGTTTGAAACAGTATTTTACCTTCTGCGGCCATGTAGCCCCCCCTTGTTGCAGTCCATTGGAAAGGGCTAATGGTTGTGACTGTAGTAATACAGAGTAGTTGTGAGACTGTTGAAGGAATCCCTGTACGTTTTCATCAATTTCCAGCCTACATGTAATGTAGTTATGGCAATGTATTGCATTTCTACATGTTCAAGCGAATGGCGTATCGGTAGTATTAATTTAGATGAAAAAAGTGACCCGTCCAAACAGTACGGCACTGAAGGGGTTTAAAGGGTTTGCAgtgtaagtacagtggaacctcccttagcgaacacctctctattgaggacaacctctcaattaaggacactaggtttggtcctaAGTTGGtggtttccaatcaatttgacctctcttatcaggacacctctctattaaggacagcacttgtcagtcccgaaagGTGTCCGTAATAGATTCTATTGTACATGCATGTGTAGGCTGCCACTTCTCCTGTTTCAGGCCCTCCAAGAGTGGGACACCCAAAGGGCCAGAAAATTGCAATCAATCTTATCCTTTCAATCCAAGTGAGATCCAGGTGAGTGCTCATCAatagaccctttgcaatgacgtcacgatgTCGGCCATGTTGGGGGCCAGATATAACGTGATGACGTCcgctttcttcttttcaggactTCGCGTCAGGACTTGCGCAAAGCATCACAACATAGCGTCCCGCTCGTGACCGCACTGTTCGCAGCCATCTTGGGGGGCATTGTGACGCATATTGCAAAGGGTCTATACTATCATGGCAGCATGTGCATTAAAAAAGTGTGGCATATAAGTGATTTACAAAGTGATGGTTTTATGATTTTATATGATTACGACTCGGTAGTAGGCACCATCTGCAGCCTCCTGTCCCATCCAAGCATGGTCACGAGTCACTCTTCCTTTACTGTTTCGCTGCAGCCGCCATTTTTCAGCCAGGGCCGCCATATGCTGTCAGTCGCTAAGAACATTGGAGCAAACTTCTAACTGAACGGTCGAAACTATTCcgaaagtgtcgccatctatactattaGGGTGAAACTAATTATTCCCGAGTGCGTTTGGCATATAAAAGGTGCTGGTGAATAAATCTTTTGGAAGGGCATGCACGTCTCACCTGCATGacatggggccatgtacatgtactatgcacgtcacccgcagcgaaagggtaaACAAGTTCAACCCATACTTTAGAGAAGATTGCTATACTAGTTTCTTTTGACCTTCTTTATTTGTTTGCtaattttctccttgaaatcattAATCTTTTGATGAATCTATATTTCAGGACTTACTTCCACGAATGAAAATCTCGTGGCCGAACCTTTTCACGGACTCCAAGGTTGACTCCTTTTGGTGAGTAGGAATCTTCGTGGTTATGGTTACAAGTAGTTAAAGGTGTTAGTCTGTGGACCGCTGTAAATAGAATTGCGAGTCCACTTTGGGCTACTGTTCAACCATGCAGGGTCTTTTAGTAGCTGAGGCATAGACACCATGGCTTACAATCTGACGGACATAAAGAGCCTGAGTTTATAGCTGGAATGGCCCAAGAGGTGTTAGATAACCTTTAGGTCATTGTCGCACTCATCAATCATGATGAAAGTCGTGATATTgcgtgaactacatgtactttaaaagCCAAAAGTCTTGTTACTAATTCTTGATATCAAAGACTACAGAGAAATATATTCTTGGCGGATTGCAACGTGCTGTCCGACGAAACTTTATAAAACCTACAATGCAGGGCTTGAGCTTACACAGGAGTCAAACTAAAGtcttgacaaaatctcaggagtcCTGTAACAGCTTTCTACATGTTCTGACGTAATAGTTTTAAATTTGAGGGTCCTGGGCCAAGTTTCATGCTTCAAAAGACACATTTCCGGTGTTATTTCAAGCCCTGACAATGTATGCACGATGCAATCCGAGAGCTTCGCCTTCTATCACATGTGGAACAGGTCAAACAGGGACAGCTTTGTTGATGTTGATTTAAAGAATTAGATTTATCCACCGTACAATGCCATGGGAAAATGAATGGTTGACCAAAAATACATTATTCAACAGTATGTAAACCTCTTCTATTGTTGATCTGCAGGGAGCATGAATGGACAACCCATGGAACTTGTGCCACAAATGTAGCAGAAATGAGTAATGAGCACAAATACTTCAACAAAGGTCTTCAGCTTGGTTCTAAGTATAATCTTCTCAAGTAAGTCAGTATCTCAGTTGAAACCCTTAttataatcatgagacttatataacgcaaatccaactggtttcagtcgctcaaagcgcttcacattattacccctagctattgacCTGTCCATTcttggttcaagctctactctctgggagtattacagttccgagctgcagctatacagtgctcaggactaacattcatagtgtgccaactctgccaacTATATGTAGGTGCCCATTTTACTCTTGGGTGGAGAAAAGAAATTAGGGTATAGTGCCTTGCttaaggacacaaagacgaactAGCAGTGACCCTCCCAAgttttgaacccatgacctccagattatgagcccggtgctctaaccactatgccactgatgcCTGTTCATCgatatttcaaatcaaacccTGAGTTCCTTTTATCCGAGATATACAATGCCATGTAGTTACGGTACTGTGACTcataaggccagagtcctctattaaaacatgtgtacattacatgtacattgttgtgcataagttttggtaaaaaaagtactcattggaccaatcaatctgcacaaaattttatatgtgtcaagaagaaccctttgccaatagcataataaagtttaaaaacattccaataccgattgcctgagaaaaagagatttccgtacaccatatccatcaaaacgtcactggcgcattgatatggccctgtcaaagtacaagttctaaactgaccagtgagaccacattttcttaaatatattatcaaaaagcataattctgtgatggcctgactctgtagattaagaatcaaccacagattgagaattaattccactttggtccatcccagccatgtatttaccacaactgtgccacacttccttgtcgtggatgaatacatgtctctgcccataagGCTGAGTTCACATGTCTCTTGTGATATGACTCTTTATGAACAAACAAataattccccccccccccccggagtGACCTACATATATGTCACGATATCATGTTTTACCCACTTGTAATTGCATGACTTTTTTCAATTCTTGAACTATTATTaaaaatttcatggtaaaaTGTATAATTTCAGTTTGCTGCAAGTTGGTGGTGTTTCGCCTGACGACCAACCATATAAGGTAGGTTATTTCTGGTAAATGGTTAAGAAGAGGAGAAGTTAATCCATACTACATTTGGAAAGGAATTATCCAGGGTTCATGATAAATATACCTGCTCCGATTGGTTCATATCTCTGGAGcaagaagatgaaaatgaaaacgtaATGTACCCCATGGGAACAACTTTCTCCAGTtaccttaaaggggtacgccgttcgtaattactggtggtccagtaaATGCCGTAGTGCGTTTATCatacatgcaaatttgctgaaacttggtatttatagtatttgtgtatTTGTTTGCACGACAGCAATGCTGGAATTTATGCTTGTTACCTTTTGACGCAATTgggaagtttcaaattcaattacaaatttcaaatccttaacgaacggcataggcctttaacgTGCCTGACCAATTTTGGAAAGGATTTGGCGACAGTATTCAATGGGACTCAAGTTATTTTTGTAACTTAACCAAAAATTAAAGTTAGTGGAGAATTGTTTTGTCCAATATTACAAATCGTCACCCTGCCAcgataattgcctaactcatttTAGCtacttttgagaaaacaagaaaaaacaaattcaaatctcaCTGGGAAGTTATTTATTTACTATTTGTTGGAAAATGGTACATGATAATATGACAATTAAGATACAATGAAAATGGAGAGTTAGATGAGATAAGGAACCTTTTTGAAATGCTGtctgccatcttggtttttcggGTTAAAAATGCCTATGACGCATGATATTTTCCTAGTTAGGCAATTATCGTAGGAGGgtgatgaaatgtacatgtataccaatgtacatgtataccagtgAGTTGGAAAATTTGGTTGACTCTTGGTGCAAATTATATTTCCCACAGTCGTTCTTACATAAGAATTGTTGATGTTTAACTGGTTTGATTATTTTCCAGCTTCAGACTATTGTGAGTGTAATCGAGAAGCAACTGCAAGTGTCTGTGAGGGCACAGTGCTTTTGGAATAAGGTATGACATGTTGGAGGAACTGCAGTGGTCTAGTGGCACGGGTCTCTAGGCTCATGGTCAAGATATCTCCAGTTCAATCCTCAGTGTCAAAGACCCTCAGTACATCCGCATAAGATCAACAGTCAGTGCCATCTCCTATGGAAATATTCGGCACAGGAGCAAAAATTTCTTGAGCAGACAAATTGTTTGGAGGTTTCAGACCATGTGAATTGCAGGTTTTGGGGATAGTAAAGATTATATTTAGCAAAAAAATTGGGATGATGAATTCAATATGAAAGTATCATTCCCTTTGTTGAAGTTTTCATTGGATTCTGTTGGATAAAACCTGCGATATGGAGAATTTGGTAAACCTTATGATCAGTTGTATGGAGTTGTCTGTTTTTAAAGTTGTTACAAAATTTGTTGCCACACAAGTACACAATAACCATTTGGAATGCAAACAAAAAGAATTTCTTCTTAAAAATGCAGTTATTAAACATTTTACACAAAGTTTGACCCCAATGAGTGCCATAGCATGACACTTGTCCATGATACCACTCCGACAAGCTGTATTTTATTGTGTAAAGCTTTATTACAGTGCATCTCACCCTTAATCTGGCAGTTAACCCTTTATGGTGGTCAGTTCCACTTGGTCATGTTAATCATGTCACCCCTTCAAAAATAACATAGTTAATAATCGACTCGTCTGTCCTGTTAACTCTTCAGCTGTACTATTGGCCACTAATTGTACATACTGAAAACCAGGTAAAGAGTTTGTGAATATGCCCCTTATCACTTTGATGTAGACTACATTCCATTTTAGCggccaaaatttcatggttaatCCATCGGAGTTGTAATTTTTGTTGTCAAGTTTTTATATGCTTGCATTTGCCTCGTTGCAATATTACTCGGTTTAAACACATGTTACAGTAATTGCTCTAACTTTAATTTTCAGTATGAACATAAACTCTACATTGGCGAGATACATGTCTGTCTCAGTAAGAATTTTATGCTCATTGATTGTCCATCTGATGAGTACCTGAGATTTGAGGAATGCTCTTTTAAGGAAGACATCTTCTACCCGGAGATAGTTCATTAGGTCCAAGCAAGAAAATGAGAAGTCATCTGATCCTCAATCTGTGATGCTGCTGCACTTCATTTTGGATAATTCAGCTCTACAAAATATTTTTGCTCTTTTAGCCATTTAATTACTATGTGGCTGGCAAACACAGTTCACCCAGCCTGATATCTCCCATTTTGAACTGTAATCAGAGGTACTCTGCGCCGTTAGTAGCCTCCCCTTATACCTCTGATGAAGTACATGTGATTTCATTCAAGACAGGCTGAACCTTAAAAATAAAGCCGACAAAAAAATGGCCACAATTCCAaattccatgtacatgtatttcatggtaaaatgtaacaaatatcaGAAAGTAGAAGTTACAAGCTTTCTTTTAACACCTACATTGCCAGCCTATTAGCACGAGTGACTGAGTACCATTGTCTCGAAAACCATAGGCAGATTACAGAATTGTTATTTTTGGGCCGGTTTCGTTTTTAAGGTTCATCCTGTATACCGCATGCCTCTGTTCACAGAAAACCTCACGAAAATTGATCTTATCTTTGTATGTATTGTACACCGTATGTGTAAGGTGTACAAACCAACATATGGTGGACCCTTTCTTCGAATACATATACACCACTTTCCGTGGCCACTGCGCTGCttacagtcctaatcacaaatgacatccatcccgCTTCGCGTCATTGACATACAACGTACACTCGAGTTgtgcgtcaatgacgcaccagtgatgacgcaccagtgacacgcTTATCTCTATGTTTCGTGTAAATTACGTGCGACCTATGTGAGAATTACGCTCTCAGTAGCATGTCGATGATGCGAATTTAGGggtgacaattgtgatttggactgtatatgTAACGTATTTGAGAACAGCTCCATATGGTTTACCCTTATAATCTTCTTCGGTCGCTGCATAAGTGTAATGTAAAATatattgttgtttttgaatgagacttaaaaatGCTAAAGTTGCCAAGATTGTTTGACTTGGCGATTGATAGCAATGGTTTAGCTTTGTGTACTGCCATGCTCTATGAAAGGACGTACGTAGCAGTTACGTAAGTGCATGCTGTATTCTTAGCTTCATCAACAGTTGGTGTGAGGGAGTCTGGGTTGGCGTGGTGGTGTCCAAATCTTAAGGGTCAAGATGGATCTCTTCTGTTCCGGCTCCTGCTGTGGAGACatgaccaccattgaatattcataggttggaggttccagacctatcaattagacgcgtgcatgtttttaactatcaagtacatatttggagaggtattgaaaagatatttggtgtggccaGTCtatagatataaagaaattatttgatgaaaaaattaaatttgattgaattttgctaatttggcaataggggcagtgttttgagctttttctgccagttggctgaaaagagtggaaatatcaatgtttatccaatttgtcgattatcaaaaaatttccgtggtcaactaccagtttacttttcaccatttacttgtccgactgtccggaatatcgtatcaaaatttcagattcacaaccccgcgcagtatttgatgcgtcgcggtcaaacattgacaatttatctgctaaaaggcttaaaaaatcaatggtggtcttgtctctgtgaATGATGTTTGCCACTGAGTACGTACACAGTCTTGAGTGTAGGTGACACTTACAATTCTTTGGGGGTTTTCACTGAAATGTGAAGGTTTTTTTTCTGAGATTATTTAATTTGAAACCCAAATTCTTATGCAGTAAAGTTAACTACTCATTTAGCAGGGCTAATTTATTGCCAAAGTTTTATTCATTTGTACTTATCATGACCtgcattgacattttcaatcgGACTATGTTGGATGTTAAAACTGCCAGAAAAATCGATACCTTTCCTAGAATTGGTTGGGTAAAACATTTTAATCATAAAACATTCTCAAAAAGGCTGAAGATATTGAAAATAGAAGCTTGTCCAATTTTGTTATCACCAAACACGTGATCATTTACTTGTAAGTCATTACAGAATATGCCTGTTTATAAGAGGTTTATTCAAGAGTATATTAAACTGGATAATAACTGAATCACATGCTTAATTTCAGGAAATTCCTAAATCTTGAAAAACACAGCTGCACATTTTTTTTCggtctacatgtacagtaaagctGATTACTAGATTTACTATACTGTGATATTTGCTCAGGCTGATATATCATACATTCCATGTTTTAACTTCAGGACAAACATGAAAAGCTATTGCAATTATGCTATTTGCCATGctgatctaccgtcgttgtgcgtatatccatccttcaccccCGATAAactcccccctgatcggccgtcagaagggctgttactttatcgttACTGAGATCTTACCCCAGGAACGGGTAATTCTGGTAAGATCTCAGGAAAACCTCTTTACAAAGGAAACCAAAAAACTGAGACCGGGCAATATCCTGGTGACCCCGGAACCTGGAATTGGCCTGGTCAGGGATATTGTTGATGGTCCTGCCTTGAAGTGTACTTTCCAACAACAGAGGTGTCGACAGTGTAAGATATAACGCAACGAAGTGATTCGTGTGATAGTTACTGTATTACTGAAGACTACAAATAGGTAACAAACTCACCAGCTACACATTCATACATATTCATGAAACCACTCGGCATTCCTCGTCAGGTAGCATACATAACATCTTTCCTTCTAAAGTGTTCTTTTACCAATGAAGCACTGACTAATACATAAACTTCTAACCTAAATCTAAGTATAACTCACAAACCAAATAAAATGGAACTTCCACGAATTTGCATAACATGCCAGATGCCTGTACCGGCACACAAGTGTTTGTTTATGATAATTATAAGAAGTGTTTATGTTTCATGGCTGGTCTTGCTAGAGATCTAGTTTATCAGGTGGCTTGCTTGTTCGCCCACTCCTTGTAACATATCCCGGGGTGTTGTTTATGGTTGGAATGGGCTCAGCAACTGCAGCCTGTGGGGCCACGTTGACATCAGTGTGATCATTCGCAGGCGCATGAGGCGGGTCCCCAGACGTATACATTACACGTGGGCGAGTCCCTTCGTTGGGAATGTTATTTTCGCGGGTTTGAAACATGTGACGGCGGTTACGTCTGAACGATTTACCCTCGGGGGTTTGAATGTTATAGCTCCTCGGCACATCAGGCAGTTTGTCTTGCACCGTCCCATATTTCCACTGTCCTCTCAAGGTCCTGAAACGAACTGCATCTCCAGGATGGATGTCAGCATTTGTGCTATTACTAACACGCTTGTCATAATACTGTTTCTGGCGGTTTTGACGGTCTGTGAGCTTCTCATGAGCGTTATCTACCACTTTTGGTTTCAAGAGATTGGGGAGAATTGGCAATTTCGAATTCAATCGGCGTGACATTAACAGTTGCGCCGGAGATTGTCCAACCCCGTCGAGTGGTGTGTTGCGGAAATTAAGTAACGCTATGCTGGGATCATCGCATGATTGTTCGCATTTCTTGAAGATGTCCTTTATTGACTGAATAGCGCGTTCAACCTGTCCATTAGACTGGGGGTAACCAGGGCTGCTGGTGGTATGGCGGAATCCCCAGGCCTTGGAGAAATCGGAGAACTCGCGGCTTGAAAATTGAGGCCCATTatcgctgatgacgtcattagggATGCCAAATCTGCTGAACGATGCTTTGAGAGCCGTAATAACAGACTGGCTTGTCAGCGTGGGAAGAATGCACACTTCCGGAAACTTAGAGAAGTAATCCACAGTCAGCAAATATTCCTTGCTCCGATATTCAAACATATCAGTTGCGACTTTACTCCACGGGAGGTCTGGAATGTCATGTGGTATCATAGGTTCAGCCGGTTGGGATTTCCTCGCTGTCTGGCAGGCGGTACAGCGTGATACGGTATCCTCAATTTGTTGACCCATTCCGGGCCAGAACAGAATGTCTCGGGCcaattgttttgatttaacGATGCCCATATGAGTTTCATAAATTCGTTTGAGCAAGTTTGCGCGCAATGTCTCTGGTACTACGAGACGATCGCCTTTGAACAACAGGTTGTCCGCTAATGTGATTTCGTCGCGATACGGGAAGTATGGAGTTAGTTCAAGTGGTACATCCTGTTTGTCATCTGGCCAGCCTTGCATCACAGTGTTTTTTAGAGACTGTAGAGTTGGGTCTGCGTCCGTGGCAGATTTAAACTCCTCTAATTTGGCATCGCTGATGTGACTGGCAATGTTCAGCAagttgacctcgattttgtcATCGAATAGGTCTTGCGGGTTGGTGTCGGATACGAATGCGCGTGATAGAGTGTCAGCTAGAAACATTTCGCGTCCCGGGCGGTATACCAGTTTCAGATCATAGTGCTGTAGGCGTAACCTCATGCGTTGCATACGGGCTGAGAGTTTATGTATGGGCTTTGTCATGATTGCCAGTAGTGGCTTATGATCTGTCTCTATTGTTATCGGGCCTTTTCCGTAGACGTAATCATGGAATTTCTTACATCCGAAACAAATCGCGAGCAATTCTTTCTCAATGACGGCGTACATAGATTGCGTTTCATCCAGGGCCTTAGATCCGAACGCCACTGGATGACTGTCTTGAATTAAGGCTGCGCCTAATCCAGATTTACTGGCATCAACCTGAAGCGTGATGGGTTTATTGACGTCATAGAAACTCAGCACGGGCGTGTTTgtgatcaaacgtttcagtctCTTATATGCTCGGTCTTGGAGATCCTCCCAATGAAATTCGACTTTTTCTTCGAGGACTTGACGTAGTGGTTTCGTTTCTTGTGAGAGGTTGGGGATGAATTTCGCAAGATATCCCACCATGGCGATGAATCTCCTAATGTCCTCTTTACATGACGGTGTCGGCATGTTGGTGATGTCACTTACGCGATCCTGGCTGACCTTTAGGCCATCACCTGAAAATATATGTCCGACGTAGTCAACTTCGCTGAGGCCTATTTTCGTTTTAGCGGGGTTGAGTTTTAACCCTACTGCGCGTGCTCGCTCCAGTACGGTGCGTAGGCGATTATCGTGCTCGGCTTGTGTGCGGCCGTGTACGACGATGTCATCGACGACAATCTCAACCCCTTCGAGGTCACCAAATAA
Above is a window of Lineus longissimus chromosome 3, tnLinLong1.2, whole genome shotgun sequence DNA encoding:
- the LOC135484039 gene encoding ribonuclease Oy-like — encoded protein: MASQTRRTTLHLSILIFLFVGVPVFGFTPDWDYITFSQGWPQTRCIEQNVTGEHECAIPKNVNTWIIHGVWPSKSGTPKGPENCNQSYPFNPSEIQDLLPRMKISWPNLFTDSKVDSFWEHEWTTHGTCATNVAEMSNEHKYFNKGLQLGSKYNLLNLLQVGGVSPDDQPYKLQTIVSVIEKQLQVSVRAQCFWNKYEHKLYIGEIHVCLSKNFMLIDCPSDEYLRFEECSFKEDIFYPEIVH
- the LOC135484812 gene encoding uncharacterized protein K02A2.6-like — translated: MEFAEADVDQIAPLKAKFAAFCEGKRNITVIRYQFNSRTQKDGESFDSFLTELKQLIKDCEFGDALRDSLLRDRVVCGIRDETTREKLLQIEDLTLEKCVNTCRISESSANQLKTLTDTKEKDVDAVGRSFQNSTAYGRGSHDRSRNKHRGTFDKRSQSEKCGNCGGQAHADYTQCPAYGKECGYCRRMNHFKASCRTLARSEKQRVRPQAPSSSSIHDVTLESRNNGRPTTEFYHRNYEPDFHGPHVDTLFIGEVSVTPANYVGWHETFTIQGQSISFKLDTGSEADIIPLQFFKKLNATHTPPKCRLVSYSGHRITPVGETVLNLNGLDVTFQILDNAQPILGRDTCDKLNLVKRIHSISQIKDFEDVFQGLGCIQSNYHLFTDPTVEPSVDPPRKIPYAIEDVVKTELDRMEDLKVVIKENEPTPWVNSMTVVRKQNNKVRICIDPSKLNKAIRRAHHPTKTVEEIAARMPGSKIFSTLDAKSGFWQIGLDEQSSKLCTFNTPWGRYRFLRLPFGISTSGDIFNKVMSDLFGDLEGVEIVVDDIVVHGRTQAEHDNRLRTVLERARAVGLKLNPAKTKIGLSEVDYVGHIFSGDGLKVSQDRVSDITNMPTPSCKEDIRRFIAMVGYLAKFIPNLSQETKPLRQVLEEKVEFHWEDLQDRAYKRLKRLITNTPVLSFYDVNKPITLQVDASKSGLGAALIQDSHPVAFGSKALDETQSMYAVIEKELLAICFGCKKFHDYVYGKGPITIETDHKPLLAIMTKPIHKLSARMQRMRLRLQHYDLKLVYRPGREMFLADTLSRAFVSDTNPQDLFDDKIEVNLLNIASHISDAKLEEFKSATDADPTLQSLKNTVMQGWPDDKQDVPLELTPYFPYRDEITLADNLLFKGDRLVVPETLRANLLKRIYETHMGIVKSKQLARDILFWPGMGQQIEDTVSRCTACQTARKSQPAEPMIPHDIPDLPWSKVATDMFEYRSKEYLLTVDYFSKFPEVCILPTLTSQSVITALKASFSRFGIPNDVISDNGPQFSSREFSDFSKAWGFRHTTSSPGYPQSNGQVERAIQSIKDIFKKCEQSCDDPSIALLNFRNTPLDGVGQSPAQLLMSRRLNSKLPILPNLLKPKVVDNAHEKLTDRQNRQKQYYDKRVSNSTNADIHPGDAVRFRTLRGQWKYGTVQDKLPDVPRSYNIQTPEGKSFRRNRRHMFQTRENNIPNEGTRPRVMYTSGDPPHAPANDHTDVNVAPQAAVAEPIPTINNTPGYVTRSGRTSKPPDKLDL